A single Candidatus Pacearchaeota archaeon DNA region contains:
- a CDS encoding ribonuclease J translates to MINETQTETKKHTQHARHNDGRKQYHHKRPTVKKNYIKQPQPNDESVRIIPLGGLGEVGRNMMVLEYKESILIIDAGFRMPEEDMPGIDYIIPDISYLLENNRYKKVEGIVITHGHYDHIGAIPYVAHRIGNPPIYAAPLARGIIMKRQEEFTDHPKLDINEIKNGSIVKLGEFEVEFFRQNHNIPDNMGLFIKTPVGNFVHTSDFKFDNFPVNEEPTDFKKLEEMGRRGITLLMSDSTGAEEEGHSLSEKEIFENMNKIFESAKGRIIMATFSSLVNRVQQAITIAEKHGRKVGFIGHSMKSNVEICKKLGYLKSQKGTILKKVADANTLPDKNVVILCTGAQGEENAGLMKIVTGEHPSICIKPGDTIIFSSSVIPGNERTVQMLKDDLMRQKANVFHYKMMDIHAGGHAKRDELKQMIKLMNPKFFMPVHGQFSMLFANSRLAQDECGMKEENIILADNGQIINITPEKAYIEKRVVPSEYIMVDGLGVGDVGEIVLRDRQMLAKDGIFVIIAVVNRKTGKVQDSPDIISRGFVYLRESKDLLYQTRKKIVQTIEKATDSGQVVNWTYIKDNVRNTLGDFLFQKTKRRPMVLPVIIEVG, encoded by the coding sequence ATGATAAACGAAACACAAACAGAAACAAAAAAACACACACAACACGCTCGGCATAATGATGGAAGAAAACAATACCACCATAAAAGACCGACTGTAAAAAAGAACTACATTAAACAACCACAGCCTAACGATGAATCAGTAAGAATTATTCCTCTAGGAGGATTAGGAGAGGTTGGTAGGAACATGATGGTTTTAGAATATAAAGAATCTATATTAATTATTGATGCTGGTTTCCGTATGCCTGAAGAAGACATGCCAGGAATCGATTATATTATTCCAGATATTTCATATCTTTTAGAAAATAATAGATATAAAAAAGTTGAAGGAATAGTAATAACCCACGGTCACTACGATCACATTGGAGCAATTCCATATGTTGCCCACAGAATTGGCAATCCTCCCATTTATGCCGCTCCTCTAGCTCGTGGAATTATTATGAAAAGACAGGAAGAATTTACTGACCATCCTAAGCTAGACATTAATGAAATCAAAAATGGTTCTATTGTAAAACTAGGAGAATTTGAAGTAGAATTCTTTAGACAGAACCACAACATTCCTGACAATATGGGATTATTTATCAAGACTCCCGTCGGAAATTTTGTCCACACTTCTGATTTCAAATTTGACAACTTCCCTGTTAATGAAGAACCAACTGATTTTAAAAAATTAGAAGAAATGGGAAGAAGAGGAATCACTCTTTTAATGTCTGATTCAACTGGAGCCGAAGAAGAAGGGCACTCTTTATCAGAAAAAGAAATCTTTGAAAACATGAATAAGATTTTTGAATCTGCCAAAGGAAGAATAATTATGGCCACCTTCTCTTCTCTTGTTAATAGAGTCCAGCAAGCTATTACCATTGCTGAAAAGCATGGACGCAAGGTTGGTTTTATCGGACACAGCATGAAAAGCAACGTAGAAATATGTAAAAAGCTAGGATACTTAAAATCTCAAAAAGGAACTATTTTAAAAAAGGTAGCAGATGCAAACACATTGCCAGACAAAAATGTTGTTATTCTTTGTACTGGAGCTCAAGGCGAAGAAAATGCTGGACTAATGAAAATAGTAACCGGAGAACATCCTTCAATTTGCATTAAGCCGGGAGATACAATCATCTTCTCATCTTCAGTTATTCCTGGAAACGAAAGGACTGTTCAAATGCTTAAAGATGATCTAATGAGACAAAAGGCTAATGTGTTCCACTATAAGATGATGGATATTCACGCTGGAGGCCATGCCAAAAGAGATGAATTAAAGCAAATGATAAAATTGATGAACCCTAAATTCTTTATGCCGGTTCACGGACAATTCTCTATGCTTTTCGCCAACTCAAGATTAGCTCAAGACGAATGCGGAATGAAAGAAGAAAATATTATTCTTGCTGATAATGGACAAATAATAAATATTACTCCAGAAAAAGCTTACATTGAAAAAAGAGTTGTTCCATCAGAATATATTATGGTTGATGGTCTTGGAGTTGGAGATGTTGGAGAGATTGTTTTAAGAGACAGACAAATGCTAGCAAAAGACGGTATCTTTGTTATAATAGCAGTAGTAAATAGGAAAACAGGAAAAGTTCAAGACTCTCCTGATATTATTTCCCGTGGTTTTGTTTACTTAAGAGAATCAAAAGATCTTCTCTATCAAACAAGAAAGAAAATTGTTCAGACGATTGAAAAAGCAACTGACTCAGGACAGGTTGTTAATTGGACATACATAAAAGACAACGTCAGAAATACTTTAGGAGATTTCCTTTTCCAAAAAACAAAAAGAAGACCGATGGTTCTACCAGTAATAATCGAAGTGGGATAA
- a CDS encoding glucose-6-phosphate isomerase family protein produces the protein MEIELKNPDIRKIKDIESVLFDERTAKAIPEQELYYMYRGVKEEKGLRYDITVIPPFLMGDEFVKTKGHYHSSGNSELYIVLEGEAIFLMQKGADEVEDVYAIKATVGDVVIINKEYGHITINPSAKETLKMANWVSDKCCSDYAPFENKKGAAYFYTIKGWIKNNNYKDVPEIRFEEPLKEVPKNLDFLK, from the coding sequence ATGGAAATAGAATTAAAAAATCCTGATATTAGAAAAATAAAAGATATTGAAAGCGTTCTCTTTGACGAAAGAACTGCCAAGGCTATTCCTGAGCAAGAATTATATTACATGTACCGTGGAGTCAAAGAAGAAAAAGGATTAAGATATGATATCACCGTTATCCCTCCATTTTTAATGGGCGATGAATTTGTTAAAACTAAAGGACATTATCACAGTTCGGGAAATTCTGAATTATATATTGTTCTTGAGGGAGAGGCCATCTTTTTAATGCAAAAAGGTGCTGATGAAGTAGAAGATGTTTACGCAATCAAGGCTACAGTTGGTGATGTTGTTATTATAAACAAAGAATATGGACACATAACAATTAATCCTTCGGCTAAAGAAACTCTTAAAATGGCTAATTGGGTAAGTGATAAATGTTGTTCAGACTATGCACCCTTTGAAAACAAAAAAGGTGCCGCCTATTTCTATACTATAAAAGGTTGGATTAAAAATAATAATTACAAAGATGTTCCAGAAATAAGATTTGAAGAACCATTAAAAGAGGTTCCAAAAAATCTCGATTTTTTAAAATAA
- a CDS encoding ABC transporter substrate-binding protein — MNLKNNNTLSVGKWPSKKQWLHFFKVLEKKEKIAFGILLTLFISSLIFLVSSFYIKNTNVVPADYGRIREGVLGQPQFINPLYAPLSDIDKDLTELIFSSLMTFDNNGNIVPDLINDYSIEDDGKTINFSIKENAKWHDGVPLTIDDVIFTIDLVQDPEYLSPLRTNWQGVEIEKISDYKALFKLKQVYSGFEESLVNLKILPKHIWKDVSVQSITSNTQLNVLSPIGSGPYMVSKTLQRNDKSIKSMILNVNKDYYGKVPHIQRIDFYFYNNEKDLLNNLKKGNLDSGNIEISNYTDKNFKKYNLYSLDTPNYFAIFLNNEKKPFDSKEIRQALSYITNKQEIADKILDGKGEIIDSFLLPSFYGLSDPTSVLSYDEAKGQNLLDKNGYTLKDGLRKKVIEKSSGFKFSQTLQIGSNNAEVKKLQECLASDSEIYPSGTISGKFGQETKTAVIKFQEKYKDDILTPNNLTEGTGKVAGATIKKLNEVCFVVPNEEIPLSFVLKTTDNPILIATANLIKEQWEKQGIKIEIQTMNENDIKKVIRERNFDILLFGEKLGGIPDPIPFWHSSQRVDPGLNLSLYQNTKADQLMEKARKYSNFEDNNRKKTLEDLQNIIIDDAPAIPLFTTNYLYLINKNVKGFLTQKIIESSKRFVDISNWYIKEKRVWK; from the coding sequence ATGAATTTAAAAAATAACAATACTCTTTCCGTCGGCAAGTGGCCGTCGAAAAAGCAATGGCTGCACTTCTTTAAGGTTCTAGAAAAGAAAGAAAAAATTGCCTTTGGCATTCTTTTAACGTTATTTATCTCTTCTCTTATCTTTCTTGTCTCATCATTCTACATTAAAAATACTAATGTAGTTCCCGCAGACTACGGAAGGATAAGAGAGGGGGTATTAGGACAGCCTCAGTTTATTAATCCCCTTTACGCTCCCTTATCAGATATTGATAAAGATTTAACTGAGCTAATCTTCTCTTCTTTAATGACTTTCGATAATAATGGAAACATTGTTCCCGACTTAATTAATGATTATTCTATTGAAGACGATGGAAAAACTATTAATTTTTCCATTAAAGAAAATGCTAAATGGCACGATGGAGTTCCCTTAACAATTGATGACGTTATTTTTACTATTGATTTAGTTCAAGATCCTGAATACTTATCCCCATTAAGAACTAATTGGCAAGGAGTTGAAATTGAAAAAATTTCTGATTACAAAGCACTTTTTAAATTAAAACAAGTTTACAGTGGATTTGAAGAATCTTTAGTTAACTTAAAGATATTACCCAAGCATATTTGGAAAGATGTAAGTGTTCAATCAATAACATCAAATACTCAATTGAATGTTTTATCCCCCATTGGAAGTGGACCATATATGGTTAGTAAAACACTTCAAAGAAACGATAAAAGTATAAAGTCAATGATACTTAATGTAAATAAAGATTATTACGGTAAAGTTCCTCACATTCAAAGAATTGATTTTTATTTCTATAACAACGAAAAAGATTTATTGAATAATCTAAAAAAAGGAAATCTTGATTCAGGAAATATTGAAATCAGTAATTACACAGACAAAAATTTCAAAAAATACAATTTGTATTCATTAGATACTCCTAACTACTTTGCTATATTTTTAAATAACGAAAAGAAACCTTTTGATTCAAAGGAAATAAGACAAGCCTTATCATACATAACTAACAAGCAGGAAATAGCAGACAAAATTTTGGATGGTAAAGGAGAAATAATTGATTCTTTCCTTCTTCCTTCTTTCTATGGATTAAGCGATCCCACCAGTGTATTATCTTACGATGAAGCTAAAGGACAAAATCTTTTAGATAAAAATGGATATACATTAAAAGATGGATTGAGAAAAAAAGTTATAGAAAAATCTAGCGGCTTCAAATTCAGTCAAACCCTACAGATTGGAAGCAACAATGCTGAAGTCAAAAAACTTCAAGAATGCTTGGCTAGTGATTCAGAAATATACCCATCGGGAACGATTTCTGGAAAATTCGGACAAGAAACTAAAACAGCAGTCATTAAATTTCAAGAAAAATACAAAGACGATATTCTTACTCCTAATAATTTAACTGAAGGAACTGGCAAGGTTGCCGGAGCAACAATTAAAAAATTAAATGAAGTTTGCTTCGTTGTCCCTAATGAAGAAATACCATTATCGTTCGTTTTAAAAACTACGGACAATCCAATATTGATTGCAACCGCTAATTTAATAAAAGAACAATGGGAAAAACAAGGAATAAAGATAGAAATACAAACAATGAATGAAAACGATATTAAAAAAGTTATTAGAGAAAGAAACTTTGATATTCTTCTTTTTGGAGAAAAATTAGGAGGCATCCCTGATCCAATTCCCTTCTGGCACTCTTCACAAAGAGTTGACCCAGGACTAAATCTTTCTTTATATCAAAACACTAAAGCTGATCAATTAATGGAGAAAGCTAGAAAATATTCTAACTTTGAGGATAATAATAGAAAAAAGACATTAGAAGACTTACAAAATATTATAATCGATGATGCTCCAGCTATTCCCCTTTTCACAACTAATTACTTGTATTTGATAAATAAGAACGTGAAAGGATTTTTAACTCAAAAAATTATTGAATCATCAAAAAGATTTGTTGATATTTCAAATTGGTATATTAAAGAAAAAAGAGTATGGAAATAG
- a CDS encoding SDR family NAD(P)-dependent oxidoreductase produces the protein MQEKTILITGGCGFIGSNASNYYSKKGYRVIVYDNLSRVGSKENLKWLKKDKNIIIIKGDIRNNKKLEETFRKYKPELVLHLAAQVTMVTSVKKPREDFEINALGTFNVLEALRKETPNASLLYTSTNKVYGEMNDLETIEKEKRYEYKNFNGISENRNLDFHGPYGCSKGTGDQYTLDWARIYGLKTIVFRQSGIYGPHQFGIEEQGWLAWFINSLLFKRPVTIYGDGKQVRDVLYIDDVLEAYDAALTNINTTRGKAYNIGGGLDYSLSIWELFEIIEKLDKNKFKYSFGEWRPGDQKAYISEISKAKSDFNWSPKVSPQEGVEKLYNWINENKKSIIKSGVFPQNYPIVK, from the coding sequence ATGCAAGAAAAAACTATTCTCATAACTGGAGGCTGCGGATTTATTGGTTCAAATGCTTCTAATTACTATTCTAAAAAAGGATATCGGGTTATCGTCTATGATAATCTTTCAAGAGTTGGCTCAAAAGAAAATCTTAAATGGTTAAAAAAAGACAAAAATATCATTATTATTAAGGGAGATATTAGAAATAATAAAAAATTAGAAGAAACTTTTAGAAAATACAAACCTGAATTAGTTTTACATTTAGCTGCTCAAGTAACGATGGTTACTTCGGTCAAAAAACCAAGAGAAGATTTTGAAATTAATGCCCTAGGAACCTTTAACGTCTTAGAAGCTTTAAGAAAAGAAACTCCTAATGCTTCACTACTTTATACTAGTACTAATAAGGTATATGGAGAGATGAATGATTTAGAAACAATAGAAAAAGAAAAAAGATACGAATACAAAAATTTTAATGGAATTTCTGAAAATAGAAATCTTGATTTCCATGGGCCATACGGCTGTTCGAAAGGAACCGGTGATCAATATACTCTTGATTGGGCAAGGATATATGGTTTAAAAACTATTGTCTTTAGACAATCAGGCATATATGGTCCTCATCAGTTCGGAATCGAAGAGCAAGGCTGGCTAGCTTGGTTTATCAATTCCCTACTCTTTAAAAGGCCTGTAACGATATATGGCGATGGAAAACAAGTTAGAGATGTCTTATATATCGATGATGTTTTAGAAGCCTATGATGCAGCATTAACAAATATTAACACTACCAGAGGAAAAGCATATAACATTGGGGGAGGATTAGATTATTCATTATCAATCTGGGAATTATTCGAGATTATAGAAAAACTAGATAAAAATAAATTTAAATATTCATTCGGAGAGTGGAGGCCAGGAGACCAAAAAGCCTACATTTCCGAAATAAGCAAAGCAAAAAGTGACTTTAATTGGTCACCCAAGGTCTCACCACAAGAGGGAGTGGAAAAACTATATAATTGGATTAATGAAAATAAAAAATCCATTATTAAATCGGGTGTTTTCCCTCAAAATTATCCGATAGTAAAATAA